In Coturnix japonica isolate 7356 chromosome 11, Coturnix japonica 2.1, whole genome shotgun sequence, the sequence gaggaaaaggagtATGGGCAGCTGATGGAAGGATTACAAGGCACAATACTGATGTCAGAATAGGCTTGGTGGATAAGGAGGTCTCTGCTGGCCTTGTCCGTAACCTTCTCCTGAGGTAGCAGCTCTTAAGCTCTTGCTTAAGAATGATAATTTGGTGATACGTGCTCAAGTACATATAACACTGTCTTGCCTACTTTTGGAGGTCTAGAAGGCAGCTGTTCCTCTGCTGTGCCTTGCTTGTTAGCCAGCCTCAGGCAGGACTGCAGGCACTTTGCCTGGGATGGTGTCACCACCTTGACTTCCCTCATGACACCACCAGCATTTCTTCACTGATTTTAAGCACTGCCTTTTGTTCTGGAGTCTGGTTTGGACTGTTTGGAGTGTTGATCTCTGCTGACAGAGACAAGTAATCCATAACCTACACCCTAATAGTGTTAATTGTATCCTGATAAGACAGTATCAGAACTActcttttgttatttaaattttaattttaacagcACTGTATTTCTATCTGCAGACTGGAGGGACTTTTTGGGGGTGGTACACATACATACAGGGTTACAACTTGGGGTCTGCAAGTTAATAACTGGCAGGTGGGAGAGCAACACAAGACCTGGCCTTCTATTAGCAGAACACTGAATCTACAGCCATGCAATGGCGACAGCATGCTGCTAACTACTAGATTATGAATTTATGATTTAGCAGGACtgctcctctccagcacagcaaTTGTGCCCACGCTAAGAAACAATATGACTAGCACAGGGAAATGCCTTTGTCTTTCCCACTCCATTGTGAGCTCATTTGTGTGTGGAGATTCATTCCCTCCTGGTCCTAAGtacagctctgcttgctgctaGTGACTGGTTTGCAAGTAGGCAGCAGGCagttctgcagctttcagaagtTTTGGTTTTGGAGAGTGATAGGCAGTGCCTCCCAGATGGGCAGAGCCTTCAGCTGGCATGTGTTAACCAAGCTCAGGAAATTTACCACTATCAACTTTCAGGATGGACTCATACCTGATCCAAGTGAATGGCCAAGGAGATCATGTCCCCCTGTTGGATATTCATCTCAAGACCAATGGAAACAGCATGTCGCTGGGAAAGATGAAGGGTCGGAAGCCAAGATGGGCTGTCAGGGCTTCTGAAATGTCAAAGAAGACTTTCAATCCTGTCAGAGCCATCGTAGACAGCATGAAGGTGGAGCCCAACCCAAAGAAATCCGTGATCACCTTGTCTTTAggtgagcacagtgctgtggctgAAGCCTCTGAGCAGTGAGGTGGCCTGTGGGGCTGCCAGAATTGCAGGGCTCTGAACTGCAAAACTTGTGGGAAACAGCAGAATGTGCCAGGTtggcacacagctctgtgccttctgtGCCTGACACAGATCACTGagaactgattttgtttttttcccattctgttttttgttatttttcaatcTTTGAAAAGGAGACCCAACAGTCTTTgggaaccttcccaccaatgaTGAGGTCACACGAGCTATGAAGGAGGCTTTGGACTCAGGACGTTACAATGGCTATGCTCCGTCCATCGGTAAGCTGACATAGTTTAGGCATGTGGCAAGTCCTTCCCCACAGCAGGTTTATGGAATCTACAGACATCCCTCCAGTAGCACTCTGCAGCTGCCCTTGTCAGTCCCATGAACTCACAGATGTGTGTCTTCCAGATGCCCTGGGGCAGGAATGGTCTCTGCCACCGTGAAACAGTGTCATTGACAAATGGGCTTACTCTGGCTGGGCAGGCACCTGTGAACCTTgtcctggaaaaacaaacaaactagcAAAAACCAGAGATGCTCTGTCAAAACCTGTCTGTCATGTGTGGTTCTTCTCTCCACAGGCTACCAGTCCTGTCGAGAAGCGGTGGCTGCATATTACAACTGCCCAGAAGCACCATTGGAGGCCCAGGTACTGGTGTCCAGCTGAGGTACAGCCGCTGCAGTATGGTAGTGGTagtgtggtgctgctgcccatgcCTAGCCCATGTGGCACGGGACCCCTGCCCAGCTCTTGTCATTCCCTGTCTAGCCATGGGAACTGTGGGTAGCTCATGGCCTTGTTCCACACCAACCTGCTGCTCCCTTTCCCTGCCTTGGACTGTTCTCTTCCACCTTTCTTGGAAGGATATTAAGTTCTCTAGCTGTTGGAGACTCCCTGACTTCAGTCAGGCTCCAAACTCGTTCTATGTGGCTGGGGATCCTCAGAGTGGCTGCACTTTCCACTCACTCCTGTGTGTTCTTTGCAGGACGTCATCTTAACAAGTGGCTGCAGCCAGGCCATAGAACTTGCCTTGGCGGTGCTGGCTAACCCAGGCCAGAACATCCTGGTGCCACGGCCTGGCTTCTCTCTCTACAAGACTCTGGCACTGTCCATGGGAATTGAAGTTAAATTTTACAATCTCAAGGTAAGTTGTGGAGAGGACAGTCCTAGCGCCTCTGCCTcttaaaaatatagaaataaaaatcttgacCCTGCCTGGGAAATGGGTGAATATGAGGGTGAGCACCCTTGGGCACCTTGTCACTCTGTAGTAAGTGCAATTCCTCCACTGTACTTCCCCTTTTTTCATCAGCCAGAGAAGTCCTGGGAAATTGACCTGAAGCACTTGGAATCGCTGGTGGATGAGAAAACAGCTTGTATAATCGTGAACAACCCATCAAACCCCTGTGGGTCTGTGTTCAGCAAGAGCCACCTCCAGAAGATCCTGGCAGGTAGGactgtatgtgtgtatttggGCCTCAGCTGCAGTCTCGTGTTTGCCCAAACTGCAGTGCCTGGGTCACCATGTTTCTGCAAGGCTGTGGATGTTGTTCTGCAGTGTAATAGCAGTACTACatgaagcagtgctgtgctccagggGTTTGTCTCTTACCTCATGACTGACTGCAGCCTTGGACTGCACCCTGGGCTTGCTCAGTATGAAGAGTTTGCCTTTTCTCAACAAGAACATGTTGAATGTCTGTCCTGGTATTTCTGAGATGGCCAGTGTGGCTTGGGTCACTCATTTCTCCACTCTGGCTCCACAGAAAGTGTGTTCACAGGAAGCCCTATGGTTCCTGAGCACTGGCCAGCcagtgcaggagctgtgctACCTATATCTACACGTGAGAGCAGAAGTAGGCTCATCCAGGACAGGGCTCTCCAAGTAGGAGAGGAGGCTCTCCTTgtaggaggaggagagggaCCCACTTCCCTGGGGCAGAATTTCCCTCAGGATCTTCCAGGCCCTGTAGAAAAGGGCAAGTCTGCTCCCATGGAGGACACAGGATGTCTAGGCTGAATGCTCTCTCTCCCACAGTGGCATCAAGACAGTGTGTGCCCATCCTTGCTGATGAGATCTATGGAGACATGGTGAGTGTTCATCGCAGCCTTTTGCACCCTTGCACTACCTGTCTTTTCTGCTGCACTTACCCTTTGGCCACGGCACAGAGCTCTTCAGAGGTGACAAATAGCTTCTCTACCCTGTACTGTGTCTGAGCCCATGCCTGTAATATGCTGTCCTGGGCGTACATTTCATGTCCTGCTTCATTTTATGCACATTCCCCCCAGCTTTCACAGTGAGACACGGTGACAGCCCTCACACAGCTACCTCTTGCAGGTGTTTGCTGACTGCAAATATGAGCCCATTGCAACTCTCAGCACCAATGTGCCCATCTTGTCCTGCGGTGGCTTGGCAAAGCGGTGGCTGGTCCCTGGCTGGCGGATGGGCTGGATCCTAATCCATGACAGGAGAGACATCTTTGGTAATGAGGTGAGAACTGCCAAGTGTCACTGTCATGACAACAGATCTGCAGTGTCCTCAGTGTTTGGATTAGCAGGGCTTTGAGTGATAGAATCATGTActgctcttttgcttttgtgtgtgtgttaccCCATTGCTTACATGCTTTTCTTCACATGCTGGGCCTTCATGTCTCTTTTTTACTTCATCTGCACCCGTATGTTCCTTTTACTCTCATCTTGTTTGTGTGCTTCTGCTCTTTTCTCAAATAGCTCCAGTGTTTGTTGATGGTATTGAATGGTTTATCCAGCAGTCTCTGGGGTCTGTGTGCTCTCATAAGTTTTCTCTTAAAAGTGGGACCAAAATTCCAAGCCATGTAGCCAGTGTTTTGTCTGGCTATTCATACATGTTATGAGGGCAAACTCTGCAAGCTACTGCAGTGACCTTTCTACCCAGGAGTGAGTGAGCAGAAAAGCTAATGTTAGTTCTCCCTAGTTGACTTTGAAAGTGTGGAGTGTGGGCACAAACCTAATGGACATGTAAAGTGGTATTTGGATTagctctgattttatttagtCACAGTATTAACTGTTTAAGTCAGACTGGGAAGCTCAAAAGGATATTTCTGCTGGCATTACGGTCTTCAGCTGAGGAACAGAGAATGACAGTGTAAATAATCTGTAGATACCTGGCATGTAGACAAATAAGTGTTCTGAAGGACTTATTTGCTTGCCGAAGAGAAATTCTACAGACAGTAGGCCCTCAAGccttcagaaaagcacagtCTGAGCACAGTCTGCAAATACCGTATTTCTTTCAGATCAGAGATGGCCTTATCAGGCTGAGCCAAAGGATCCTAGGACCCTGTACGATTGTCCAAGGAGCACTGGAACATATCTTGCACAGGACACCCCCTGACTTCTACCACAACACCCTCAGCATCCTTAAGGTAATCAGGCTGTAACAGGTCAGTAGTTTGTTCAGTTGTTATTTGGAGTGGGGGAATCAGTATCTCTCTAGCTTATTGCTGCGGCAGGAATACTGGCTGTGACAGGCAGCCCAGCCTTGGAGCCAGAGCTGGTGACCCAGATGGTAGAGCATTAAGCCCTGGCTTGCTTATTTCAGTTCAGTAATGTCGACCTTCCTCAAGGCCATAATCAGCCATACTGTTTGCATTCCTTGCCCCTTTATTTGCAGTGGGCAAACTTGTTCATAGTCCTGGTCCAGAACTTGGTTTCAATTTGCTAACCAGCTTCCTAGAGTTTCTCCAGTTGTtgaactttttcctttctacttttCAGTCCAATGCTGATCTTTGTTATGCTGCTCTGTCAGCTATCCCAGGCCTCCAACCTGTTCGACCTGCTGGAGCCATGTACCTCATGGTAAGTGAGGAGGATTTCAGTCATCACTGGTTACCCTAGAACTCTTTACTGGTAATTACCAATGGCATCAGGGTAGTACTTGACACCAGGTCTCCATGAATCTTCACATTGCCCAGCACAGTGGAATCATCCCTTGGTCATTTTAGAAGGCCAGGATATGTTGCTTACTTCTCACTGAGCAGAAGCTgctaaatttcattttcttgaacCTGCAAAGACCTCAAGGACTTGTACTTTgcaaaaaaatgttgttttaccTTAATTTGAAGCAAGATGACGATGCCATAGGAAGGCCCTATACCATGCCAGATTATCACACCTGCTGCTGAAAGTGTAACCTTCCTTCTACACAGCTGTCTTCTACCTATGCTGTTGcctctttttctgccttcttcagTATCTgttaggtttgtttttctgttgttctttttgtgtttgttcgtttgttttttaattcttcataGTATAGTAAAACGTTCTTTCTCGTCATAACAAGCTCCACTGAAACGTTTAATTCCCAAgttcagtacatttttttttcttttattttgatctCATAATGTCTTAATTTTTATCAGCTTTAGAGATGGTGAactcagaaatggaaatatacTGCAACATCAGTCTCACGCATACTCAACAGATAAATCTTTATCAGTTTACCAGTAGCCAATCTTACCCAGAGTTATAGTCATTCGTATACTGCTTATGTAGAGGGATAGCTCTAAGGCTTGTTCACAGCCCTAGTATTTTTGTAGTATCTGAACACTTATTCCATATGAAATCAGCTGGtaaaatttttcttctgctggctTTTTCAGACCTTTTGTACACAAATTAtctctctcctgttttatttatgaatattttcatgaGATGTCTTTGGTTATGTGATAATGGgaatacagagcagaaatagTTATTgaacatttcttatttattttgtgattttacCAGTTATATCATTCACACTTGTTTCACCACAAAGAATTCTTCATAGTATTTTAGACCTTGCagtcttaaaaaacaaacaaacgaaaaaaaacaccttgttcatttatctctttttcttagCTTATGGATTTCTTGCATGATGGGATTACTGGTTGATATTGGGTAGAGTTCtctttcacacttttttttccttatcttatttatcccttctcatttttaattggTTCTGGTATCCATGCTACCAGCTTTTGACTAAAGTTGTCCTTAACTGAAATTCCAGCTTTGGGCAGCTAGTTTTACATTTACTTTACTTCTTAAAAATTCTCCAGTTTTCACtgatatgtttttgtttgtctctcATGTTCAACTCAGCCAAAATGATGAGCAAAAGTTCCTGAGCATGGACAGCTGCATTTGGCTGGGAAATTGTTGAGCAATGTGGGTAAGCAGGGACATGGTATATAGTATCAGTTGCCATGTTTCATCCTTTTACTGCAGGTTGAAATTGAAATGGAGCATTTTCCTGAATTTGAAAATGATGTGGAGTTCACTGAGCGGCTCATCTCAGAGCAGTCTGTGTTTTGCCTGCCAGCTACGGTGAGTCTGACATTGAGAGCCCCAGGCATCTCCTGGCCCTAAGCATAGGGAGAGAAGCAATAGGGGTTTGCATCCTTGAGCTCTGGGGACAGTCTGGAAATCTAGTATGAAATGTCCACAGCCTGTAATGGTGTGTATGTACTGCCTGTGAAGTCCAAGTGCAGTATAGGGATGGCAACTGGCAAGCTCCAGCTCACTAACAGTTCTTGGTCAAGCTGCCCGGATTGTCCTGAAGTTGctctttatttcagttgttgGCAGAGTTGTATCCCTGAACTATATGTACCTCCTTGCCTCCTTGCTGAAGTCACTCTCTCAGAGGCCTTGGTACTGTTCCCACCTGTGCTCCTTCACATGCTCCATTCCCAGTCCCCCAAACTTGTAGGAAGAGATGACAGACTTAAGAATCGTGTCTATGTCTATGTCCATCCTGCTTTACATCCTGCACTGAATCCTAGCACCTCAGACATTCTCCAGCTCTGACCCTCTCTAACCCTTTGAGGAGAAGGGAGAATCCCTACCTCCTTATGGACCGTTCCCTGGTTCCTACATAGTCCATACAGTGCTTTGGCCTGTGACAGGCACAGCATTATGTCTTCACTAATAAGCTTTACAGAGGGAGCTGGAAGATTGGAATGGAACAATCAGTCTAGTGGAGAGAGAGTCCAACCATGCCATCCTCACTCTATGTTTTGTGCTGACCATTTTCACTTGTTGCCATAGAATATGGCCCCAAGGCAGGGCTCTGAGACACCAACAGTATCCCAAATAATCAGCCAGTTGCATTCTTtatcatttcagtgctttgagtACCCAAACTTCTTCCGTGTGGTGATCACTGTACCTGAGGagatgatcttggaggcctGCAGTCGCATTCAGGAGTTCTGCGAGATGCACTACCAGGCTGCTGAGGGTGCCCAGGATCTTGAGTGTGACAAATAGCTACAGCTGACCTCCTGCCTCTGCCAGTCTAGACCTTGTATGAGGTGGCAGACAGGGCTGCTTCCAGCCAGCACCACATCCCCCTGCCTGTAGGCaggtgctgttctgctgcttcacCTGTTTTGCTCCACAGACCCTTCAGCACTATAGAAAGAAGCAGaccttctctccttttccacTGCACTTCCCGCACCCTCTGGCATCTGGTGTCTGTGGTCTCCATATACTCTGCATTTGCACCCCATACTTCTCTCTGTGCTGGCCACAAACCAGCAGGGACACCTGGCTGCTCCTGCACCAGGACCCACGGCATTGACCCTGAGTGGCCAGTAGTTCCTGCACTGCCTGCACTCCCCCTCTGGGGCAGGAGATGGCCATGATCTCAGAGGACAAGAGACACTCACCCACCTCTCACCTGTCTCATTACTTTAGGAGGCCAGAGTGCTTTATACCAAACCCTTTGTCCAGCAAAGGGAATAAGTTattgtgacttttttttattaataaatctTCTGACGTGGCAGCCACCATGATGTGTATGGGCTGGTGCCCAGTGGGTCACTCTTGTTCAGCCTGTGGTGCCCCATGTTTGCCTCTGACCCTGCAGCTGCCTGGTTGGGGCCTGCCCTGCCACCAGCCAAGGCACGGGGACAGCCCTTCCAACCCTGGCAGTGCTCACCAGGTGGTCAGGGCAGGATGGGCTCTGCGAACCTGGTACAGACAAGGGCCAATTGCTTCCATTCCAGTGAGACTAGAAGCTCCCCATCTTCCACTGCTTGTTGATCCTTACAGCCACTCCCAGGCTCCCAGCAGAGTGATGTGCCCAGGTGGGCAGTGCCAGGCACCAACCTTCAGATTCAAGGGGGATTTTTCCCACCCTGACAGTAAATGCCAAGGTGGTACTTCTCTGTTGAGTGTTTGTGACATGCTGCCATGCCCAGGTTGCTGATGTCTAGATGCATAAGCCACATTACGTATGCAGATCTGACGGCCTGGTGCCTAATGGAAAAATGGGCCCGTCAAACTGCCTGCTATAGTCTAGGGCtcaaagaacattttctcttcacagaGGAGTGATGTACTGTATGCTTCATGCTGTCACCTACATTTCAGTTCACCTGTCTTATGGCGAGGCAAGGCCTGCAGGCTGGCTTTGCCTTCTCTCTGGTATGAAAAATGAGCTGGCTCTGAATTACATGCTGCCAGACCTTCTGCCAGGTTCTGTGGACTCCCCTTCTGTCCAGCACAAAGTCTGAGCACCAGTACACAGGAAGAAGCTATGTGATAAAGATAGCAGCGTATGAAAAGGTACACATCAGCCGAGTGTCCAGGCTACACCCTTCCCCTTCAAACAAAGCatcccagaagaaaaagagagaagctgGGCTGTGAGGGAATGAGGGGTACTTCGGAAATATGAGGTCACTAGACCTCAAAATAGATCCAGATAACATGAGTCGCTTGGGACAAAGATTGTCATATGATAAATAGAATGATGCGCGAGGAGTCTGTTGGGCCAGGAGGCCTTTACTGCATGACCTTGCTGCATTGTTGTACTGTGTTGCATCTACTGTAGCTGTCAAGTTTGTCTTGTTCTGAGACTTTAATTTCCATTAATAATGAACAGTTTGaccatttttaaacaaagctgcTCCCTTCAGATCCCTCTCCCTTCATGGACCCCCTTTCCTCCAGAGTCCTCCCAGAAATATCTGTTAATACGCAGCTATTCTTTAGTGATTAATGCTGTTCTGGTTCCTCTTAGCCCAGGAAGCATCTGACCAGCAGCCAGAGGCATATGCCTCTTTATTTTTGCCTTATACGTCTCAATACACTTAGATTTTTCAAGGCTACTTTCTCTATTGTCATCATCTGTTGTAAACATAATACTGCCTTTGTGTCAAGAGTGCTTTGGTAGAATTTGCCAGCATCCTAATGGCTGATCCACACCCATCATCCATGTCTTAGCTGGGGAGCACAAGCTGTATTCCTTGAGGCAGGCTTGCAGTGTGTTTATCCTCTTTTCTGCATTGTCTGGGCAAGCCATGTTTAGGAGGAAACAGAAACCCCAAACAGAGACCTAGGTGGTAAGGCAACCTTGTGCCTAGGCTTTCctagagaaataaaggaatttcTCACCTCCTAGGcagatgaagaaattaaatggaatGTGCTCAGCTTCCAAAGGAGCTAGCAGCAGACACCTGCCTGTAGTGCCACAGTTTGCCCAGCTGGCCTGGGTTCAATCACACCTGCCAGCAGTTAAGCAATCAGTTCATACAGGTGCTTTAAGAACAGGGATTCAGCCCACTTTCCTGGCCCACTTCTTATCTGCcattccctcctgcagccctggctgtACCTTCATAGGGTTGCTGTCTGGAATAGTTACTAAGTGCCTTCCACCATGGAGCTATGGCCCTTGACCACAAGAAACCATCATGGACCAGCCTGCTCTCCACTAGAAAGCAGAATGCACCTGGGACTGTTGGAACCTGGGCAGTCGTGTGGAGATAATCAAGGTATGACCACGGAGGTCCTGGTGTTGCTCAGGAGTGGGATGGGGAACAAGATACTATGGGAAACTGGTCATGCAAAGTTTGTTTGTACATGAAGGGTGGCACATAACCTCATTTGTCTAAGATGTATATGCAGGCCCTGTCAGAACTTGACACCAGATGAGCTGACTTCCTTCAGTAGTGTTACCCATGAGTACTGGAGGAAGGAAACATTCAGCGTGTGTCAAAGGGAGACGTAGGCAAGATTCCACACAGTGAATTGTCCAGGACTGTGGTAAAGACAGTGGGTGTAAGAggaggtggcagcaggaggatgggAGGCAGCATTTTCTTAAGGTGACTTGGAGAAATTTTGAAACCAGACTATGAGAGAGTAGAGGAGCTGATGAGAAGGAAGTCTCAGTGTGGGCCAAGTCTTGCTATTGACAGGATGAGCACACAAGGCATGTTGTCAGCAGGGGTACTGTTGCTTAAAAGCTGGCTAGCTAAGCTTACCCACTGTTCAGAATGAGGTTGGGGTTTTATCTTATATATTTGCCCTCAGCTGAGAACCCAGTAGAAGGGTTCACTCACATATGAGCAAAGCAGGGTGGGTGAAAGAGTCAGCCAGCATCTTTACTCTTGCCTGCTGCAACTCTGAGTaatcttttctgtgtgcttgCTGTACTCACATGCACCTATTCCCTGAAAATCCTACTCCCAGCCATTATCAGCATTCCATGAGTAAGCTGTAAGTCGTTCCCTAAACTGTTTGGCATTTTAGGCAAATAATTGAGCTAAACGGGAGCAAAGTCTGAAGATCAAGTTTATCTTCTGGGACTAGACTGTGTCAATTTAGGCTTGTCTATTTACCTTAAACTGTTTATAATTCAGATTATAACCTTACAGTTTATCTCAAACTCAAGGAAAAAGCTGTAGCAACAGAAATCCAGTGTCACGCCAGGCTGTGCCAGGGAATTGCTATGGAGACATGTCTCATGTAAGACGACATCACTTAAGTCATCTTTCTTGTCATTCCTCATTTTGGAAATCAGATGGGGTGAGTTCTGCTCTGGCTCAGGAGGAACCAGCCTTAACTGGCATTTAGTGTGGACACTGCACCTGTGCATTCTGACACTTGCCTGACTGtagatttttcctttccatctcctATGAACAACCAATTATAATGCAACCAGAGTGAATGTATAAAGTATCCCTGCCAAAAGGATCTCTTTCCAAAAGTCAAAGGATTCCACTTTGCTGCCTTCAGCCCTATGAAAGCAACGAGCAATTGAAGTACAGgttccttgttttgttgtttgtttgtgtttgtttgtttgttttgagacTACTGTTGTGTTTATTTCCTGCAAAGAGCCAGGCTTTCCCCGGGAATGCCAGAACCCAGCTAGCAGTAGCACAGTTTGCAGGCCCTTATGTGAGCAG encodes:
- the TAT gene encoding tyrosine aminotransferase, yielding MDSYLIQVNGQGDHVPLLDIHLKTNGNSMSLGKMKGRKPRWAVRASEMSKKTFNPVRAIVDSMKVEPNPKKSVITLSLGDPTVFGNLPTNDEVTRAMKEALDSGRYNGYAPSIGYQSCREAVAAYYNCPEAPLEAQDVILTSGCSQAIELALAVLANPGQNILVPRPGFSLYKTLALSMGIEVKFYNLKPEKSWEIDLKHLESLVDEKTACIIVNNPSNPCGSVFSKSHLQKILAVASRQCVPILADEIYGDMVFADCKYEPIATLSTNVPILSCGGLAKRWLVPGWRMGWILIHDRRDIFGNEIRDGLIRLSQRILGPCTIVQGALEHILHRTPPDFYHNTLSILKSNADLCYAALSAIPGLQPVRPAGAMYLMVEIEMEHFPEFENDVEFTERLISEQSVFCLPATCFEYPNFFRVVITVPEEMILEACSRIQEFCEMHYQAAEGAQDLECDK